The Hydrogenophaga crocea genome contains a region encoding:
- a CDS encoding NAD(P)-dependent oxidoreductase, giving the protein MSQSIHVIGVGKMGLPMARHLLAAGHAVSVEDPSAERLALACEAGLTVADRLAQAAVVVSSLPHDGALLAVAERVAAHAARGAAWIDTSTVSPAASARAAEACERAGVMHLRCTVSGNNHMAEAAQLTVMASGPRALHERLLPLLRCWGPNHFWLGEAEQARLMKLVVNLMIAQTSAMLAEALTLGQKGGLAWQDLWQVIGASAVASPIVKAKSVQLSQNDYTPTFTVGQMNKDIDLILAEGARLQVPLTQTAATRQLMASAQAQGDAELDYAAIIRVLQRASGLAV; this is encoded by the coding sequence ATGAGCCAAAGCATCCACGTCATCGGCGTCGGCAAGATGGGCCTGCCCATGGCCCGCCACCTGCTCGCCGCAGGCCACGCCGTGTCGGTCGAAGACCCCTCGGCCGAGCGCCTGGCGCTGGCCTGCGAGGCCGGCCTCACCGTGGCCGACCGTCTCGCGCAGGCCGCGGTGGTGGTTTCGTCGCTGCCGCACGATGGCGCGCTGCTTGCCGTGGCCGAGCGCGTGGCCGCGCACGCGGCCCGCGGCGCCGCCTGGATCGACACCAGCACCGTCTCGCCCGCGGCCTCGGCGCGCGCGGCCGAGGCCTGCGAGCGCGCCGGCGTGATGCACCTGCGCTGCACCGTCTCGGGCAACAACCACATGGCTGAAGCGGCCCAGCTCACGGTGATGGCCTCGGGCCCGCGCGCCTTGCACGAGCGGCTGCTGCCGCTGCTGCGCTGCTGGGGCCCGAACCACTTCTGGCTCGGCGAGGCCGAGCAGGCCCGGCTCATGAAGCTGGTGGTCAACCTCATGATCGCGCAGACCAGCGCCATGCTGGCCGAGGCGCTCACGCTGGGCCAGAAGGGCGGCCTCGCCTGGCAGGACCTGTGGCAGGTGATCGGCGCCAGCGCCGTGGCCTCGCCCATCGTGAAGGCCAAGAGCGTGCAGCTTTCGCAGAACGACTACACGCCCACCTTCACCGTGGGCCAGATGAACAAGGACATCGACCTCATCCTCGCCGAGGGCGCGCGGCTGCAGGTACCGCTCACGCAGACCGCGGCCACGCGCCAGCTCATGGCCTCGGCGCAGGCGCAGGGCGACGCCGAACTCGATTACGCGGCCATCATCCGCGTGCTGCAGCGGGCCTCGGGCCTGGCGGTGTGA